In the genome of Parasteatoda tepidariorum isolate YZ-2023 chromosome 10, CAS_Ptep_4.0, whole genome shotgun sequence, the window gttatgtattatttaaatacttattaaataaatgagcaTGATCTAGCATCTCACAAACACATTTAATGATAATCTAACAAGATACACATACACAATCTCTAGTTTAGATCCTGGAATTAAATGTTTCCTATTCCATCGAAgccagggttggcaggtttttgacatgtgacagtttttgacagtttaaaccatggtttaaaccgtcacgtcaaaaacctcactgtcaaaaatatcgaaaatgtcaaaaacctatattcatatgtgaaatttaattttaattaatacataaaatttatatattttttaaaggatagtgtttctaaatatgttctagaaaaaataaatttaaaattttgaagaaacacttatattttgaatagtaaccaaaatcttgtacttttgaaaactcacatcttttgtaatattatgtattcattttcatgtgttattgaaaatctgcagtgatattattaagaaatttatttataaccaaatttagtgtaNNNNNNNNNNNNNNNNNNNNNNNNNNNNNNNNNNNNNNNNNNNNNNNNNNNNNNNNNNNNNNNNNNNNNNNNNNNNNNNNNNNNNNNNNNNNNNNNNNNNNNNNNNNNNNNNNNNNNNNNNNNNNNNNNNNNNNNNNNNNNNNNNNNNNNNNNNNNNNNNNNNNNNNNNNNNNNNNNNNNNNNNNNNNNNNNNNNNNNNNNNNNNNNNNNNNNNNNNNNNNNNNNNNNNNNNNNNNNNNNNNNNNNNNNNNNNNNNNNNNNNNNNNNNNNNNNNNNNNNNNNNNNNNNNNNNNNNNNNNNNNNNNNNNNNNNNNNNNNNNNNNNNNNNNNNNNNNNNNNNNNNNNNNNNNNNNNNNNNNNNNNNNNNNNNNNNNNNNNNNNNNNNNNNNNNNNNNNNNNNNNNNNNNNNNNNNNNNNNNNNNNNNNNNNNNNNNNNNNNNNNNNNNNNNNNNNNNNNNNNNNNNNNNNNNNNNNNNNNNNNNNNNNNNNNNNNNNNNNNNNNNNNNNNNNNNNNNNNNNNNNNNNNNNNNNNNNNNNNNNNNNNNNNNNNNNNNNNNNNNNNNNNNNNNNNNNNNNNNNNNNNNNNNNNNNNNNNNNNNNNNNNNNNNNNNNNNNNNNNNNNNNNNNNNNNNNNNNNNNNNNNNNNNNNNNNNNNNNNNNNNNNNNNNNNNNNNNNNNNNNNNNNNNNNNNNNNNNNNNNNNNNNNNNNNNNNNNNNNNNNNNNNNNNNNNNNNNNNNTTCCATGatcccttgtcatgtcaaaaaccactttttgacgtcaaaaacccaaccctgatcGAAGCACTTGTTTGCCTTCTTTAACAAAGTATGACCTTGGTTATTCAGCTTTTCTCAGTACAGTTCCGACAGCCTGCCACAGTTTCTTGCTCACTtacatgtattttttcattgcaattcCTTTGTTTACTCCCACAAAGTTAATGTGGTTTATGGACAATTGCGGTTTATAGAATTGTGTTAGATAAATTTCCTTGTAAAAAAGAAttcctctttttttccccttcaaaaattagattaaaaaacacTACACTTTAGGTTAGGAATTTCAAATGTGCCCTGGAACAACTGTCTTCTACCTCTTCAGTACATTTTTGTCtgtattgataaaaattgaagaaaatagtttttttctctcctaaaaatgactattaatttagttcattaacttttaatttattcacataCTTTTTTACTATCCCTTATAGATTCACGCGAACATGATGAAACTGTGCAAATTTTATGTAAcctttaatttatatgtatatcgattttttattttatttttagtattcatTATGGAATCAAATGAATCTGATAAAACCATATCAAGTCATCCTTTGAAACACCTTTTGTCACTTGAATGGGATGATGCTAATGATATGTCTTTAACAACAAAGTCTGAAGAAGAGAACGGACCACCAAAGCAAAAGAAGAAAGTTAGATTCTCTGATACTGTTGAGCAAAATTTTCTAGACTCCAATGATGTTGAAAGTAATATTAGTAATTCAGATAGTGAAAATGATAATTCATCTCAATATGAGGAATTCTCTAtatatgaagataattttgaagattATGTTGATGATGAAGAGAATGCTGATGATGACGAGAATGTTGATGAGAATGCCGATGATGACGAGAATGCTGATGATGGCGAGAATGTTGATGATGACAGGAATGTTGATGATGACGAGAATGTTGATGATGACGAGAATGTTGATGATGAACAGAATATTGATGATGAACAGAATATTGATGATGAACAGAATATTGATGATGAACAGATTGTTGATGATAAACAGAATGTTGATGCTATAGATATTATTGATGATGGAAAGAGTGTTGATGATGAAGGGAATGTTGACAGTAATGTATCAAGTGAGTCACAATTCAAATTGAAGGATAATTTGCCGCAATCAGAAGAGTTACCTCATAGTGATAGAATGGAGTCTTTGCCTGTAaataatcaagtaaaaaatCTGGATaatttgaatactgaagttgaaaaacaaattattcaatttagttGCCAAATTCAGAATGAGAAATCTGAGGTcagtcatttcttttttatttatttatttttttgtacttattttttctattagtgtttaactttacaaatttttgcatcaggcagtaaaaattattatttaagtactGTGTTTAATAGTACTTCTATGTTGTAGATTATAGATTTAAACATTGCAAGAAATGTAAGTCATAAATTTTGTCACCAACAATCATAGTGTTAGCTGTGTAACGGAGTAATTGCATAAAATGTCCTCATTAATTAGTACACAAAAGCATAAAGTACGAGCTCAATTCCTGACAAAAAGAGTTTGTTTTGGCTAATTATACAGACTACATTGTCCTCCAATACTCGGATATACAGTGTTGATTTGTGAAGGGCAGAGCGTTGTTGATTGATTAGTGTAAAATGCAAAATCTCCCTATTTGATTGCTATAAAGTTGGTATTATAGCTTGGCAGCTAAAAGActgcataaaagaaataatatatgttAGAAAAAAACAGCTGTTTTCCTAGTTCAGTACGCAAGTTTggtaattaatgattatttttctggtttatgtcattcttttttattactgtttcttttatttagttactaccctcaatatttaattatgatatgtaatttcaagttaatgcttttaaaaaaaaattcatgatctCGAATTCAGTCATCAGAAATATACCTGATTTCATTTCTATTgtggatttattatttatttgttttcattttctttgttcAGATTTAATGTTTAgctagtttagttttttttcttgttaaatgtACCCTTATTGTGTAAcagaacattatatttttaatttttcatgacagctttttcatttgatttcttaatcattttttagaTTGTTCATGGTggttctgaaaataaatttgatgtaaCTACTTCTGATGATACAggtaaacctttttttttcattttgtttttattctatttatactTGAAATCTTTTGTGTTTTGGCAAATTATATTAACACAATTTATATTAACaccaaaacaaatgaaaaagtcccttattttattaaaagtatagttTCACAAATATTATTCTTTGGCATTGAGTCATTCAACTACCTCTGAAGTTAAAcacaattattcttattattaattattatctagCAGTTTCCTTTTCATCCTTACCTGTGTTAATTTGCAGTAGGACTGGTTGGCATTGCAATGTATCATCACTCTAACATTGTGATGTTTCATTATGTTAATGTTTTACATCTCgtattgcataattttgaattcttgcTCTTTTTGATTAGTTGTCaacaataaattagatttttttttcataacaaaaaagcggaatgaaaaaaaagcacccAAATTTATGATGACTTTTCCTTTTTTCGATTGTCCGCAGAGTATGCATAGTAACACTGAATCTGAACTTGTCTGTAATTTATGTAATGTTCTTTTCTTCATCTCTGCCATGCACTTTATtccaaattcatttaatttttttttctttctgtaaggatttctttttgataaaaaaataaatgttgagttttgtaaattttgaaatgagatctcaaaataaattgataacaaaatatatcactCTCGAAAATCTTactcataaaagaaatttattctttttactttactGCATTACAATACCTGCCAAGTCTGTTTTTTATcgaagactcctgtattttatgACTATTCCCCGCTTACccatatattctcaaatttctccgtatttgttgaggaatttaaaaaaaaaagaaattggtgataaaatatccactgatggcaaaaatacttcttattcCTTAACAGATGGTGCTATTGGTAGaactgcagtatgttgagtgttaatagtttaagtCCAGCCGTgctggcttaggggatagaacattcgccttccaatgaggtgaacctggtttgaatcccagctaTGACTGGTTGATACATATTCCACATtaggcttgcaccaaccacagtgctgatgtaaaatatccttagtgataGATCTGGTTAGAATCCCCTAGCCGTCaggggctaaccatgggaggttttggtggttttcctcaccatttaacgcaaatgcgagttggttcgatcaaaaagtcctccaagaagacaaatttctcccgctccttgaaccaggagttcccttgttttctgaattggtttcaaaatcacaaggctacggagttgaacattagtagtcgtaaacccaaaattaggtcagctgttcaatgacggttataaaataattaaagttattataaatgatggtttgaaaaaatcttctttaaattaagatttatacacatattttttactccactaaatgtaagtgcttatattatttccaattttgaatttctctttttgacttgcATGATTATGTGTGATGTTCAAAACTTTACTCGTAgccttaaaaatattgctagtaagatctccgttattttattttttcaatattggcaggtatgcattactctaactttttctaagttaacaaaaattaaaagtgtgcaatttatttgttgttgttgttgcttatcctaATCTGGCCTGATGAAGTCAGACTAGACCTATTAACCCGTTGATCTGGATGGAATCAACGAATAGAATCAATGGAAGACCAAAAGAGGAGTAGAGTAGATGTCTTCCCAGAGAAGACCAAGACAGTCCAGGATATGATCGGCAGAAGCCCGGTGTATATGGCATTTAGGGCAGAGGGGGTAGGTTTTAGTTCCTGCAGAAAATAGTCAACCTTTTGGATGGTCAGTACCTTGGCAGGAGAGGGTGGTGCAGACTCTCCTTACAAAGGAAAGAGTCAAAGTATCTCCAGGCTTATTTCCTTTGTACCAATGGTGggcaaaggaaaaatttatttagacatATTGCAgattgaaatgttttgaaatttattatcacAAACATAGAACTATCTGTTTAAGCATTTTGGAGACTTctgaaaatgtttcataattttgtagggCTGTATGACTCTAAAACCGAATTTGATGCTTTTGGAGCAATATCATCTGAAAAAAAGATGTAAGTTTTCTgtctttaatgtaaaatttttttaaaccatatatttaatttaatttatagttttattttacagcTATAGGTGTGATAAAGGAATGCTTCCGAAacaatctgaaaaaattaatgagttgTTGAACAATActgatttaacattttcaaatgcTTTGCAAATAAAACAAGCTGTTTGGGAAGCTTGGAGTACAGTAAAGAAATGGGAATATCTTGCAAAGAAGCACACAAGAAATAAAACTAGTGAAAGATCtgtaagttcttaatttttcttatcagtatttttataataatactgataaaaaaaagcagcaaTATGTTAAGACTTAGAATAAAAGTGTAACATTGTCAAAATTAtatcttctttatatattttgtgtataaaatgaaattttaaattaaattaaagactacaaaaataatttgaaagcaaGCCAAAAATATAGGaacttatcttaaatttttatgcttgaaatactatattgaataataaaaaataaaaaaaaaatctaacacattattatgaataaaaattttatttatcctagataattatttttaattatttaagttttgatttaagtaattttacattttgtatgcACTTATTTGTTAACTGATAGCCACAAGTTTTAGCTATCACTTTCCATACATGAATTATTGAATAGTTTTGtgttttgattcaaaaatatttcttagggTCTAGCTTTAGTTAGCTAAGAATCTCAAATTATTGAGTTCACTCTTAGAGTACCAAACCCAATCTCATATCTAGTGCATACACCAGATTTATTTGGTTAACATACATTAGATTTCAGTTATGTTTAATGTTTCCACatgcttatttaatattatttcttagtaaataaattgaCACACAGCCATTTATGTCAGCTAAATTTAGCATAGCTATGATGAGGACCATATTTGTTTGAATTCAAATCAAACAAtaacgatatttatttttaatatttgaattctaGAAAAATTTGTACCTACTAGTGTAGATACAACAACTCAATTACTGTAGTTTATAATATGTATGCATTGATTTCTGCTCAAAGGTAAAACAGAAATTGAAATCAGATCAATAGATAACCCAAAATAATGattgacaaaaattattattcatttattagtaTAGCTAGTAACCAATATTTTGATCTTcagtagtaaaatttattcttgttgTTAAAGAGACTTTTgaactttcttaatttatttatttt includes:
- the LOC107457472 gene encoding flap endonuclease 1, which produces MESNESDKTISSHPLKHLLSLEWDDANDMSLTTKSEEENGPPKQKKKVRFSDTVEQNFLDSNDVESNISNSDSENDNSSQYEEFSIYEDNFEDYVDDEENADDDENVDENADDDENADDGENVDDDRNVDDDENVDDDENVDDEQNIDDEQNIDDEQNIDDEQIVDDKQNVDAIDIIDDGKSVDDEGNVDSNVSSESQFKLKDNLPQSEELPHSDRMESLPVNNQVKNLDNLNTEVEKQIIQFSCQIQNEKSEIVHGGSENKFDVTTSDDTGLYDSKTEFDAFGAISSEKKIYRCDKGMLPKQSEKINELLNNTDLTFSNALQIKQAVWEAWSTVKKWEYLAKKHTRNKTSERSDHMTESVAKKAEVIQRPLASRKRVTRKKKQANLSHVDKQIQSSNKQREKSKADKEESELAFKSWKNQKEEILKQNAMKQHNEKLQKRMSSLMNEEIKKERAESAYIEWKMRKLNVSKKEKEKKAWLMQKEKEANEQKLQRDKESQEIFQEWLERKYFQDDNYSMTFNDKPPWLPPGYS